A window of Armatimonadota bacterium contains these coding sequences:
- a CDS encoding dihydrodipicolinate synthase family protein produces MKVVEIPRLIAPIVTPFTDDGSAVSEVRLARLMRLMRESGFEGVAVATPSGEFGSLSLAERKKLLEWVMRDCGKLAVYVNVTAQTTAVAIDLCQDAADCGATGAILCPPPFGQLGLDEARNFVNVVRRHGNLPVGFIDPSGKLNEAANAVETSGAKSAEPLAAHGLDGLAVTPHGGSSECWTPSGMVHPVAMFGMDHAQILLQKWSAYKPVVEGIVRHFGLARIGKYATEKLGLETGPLRGPFMPLNPTGREAVDRLFQVV; encoded by the coding sequence TTGAAGGTCGTGGAAATCCCCCGGCTCATCGCCCCGATCGTGACACCGTTCACCGATGACGGGTCGGCGGTTAGCGAGGTCCGCCTGGCCCGGCTCATGCGCCTGATGAGGGAATCTGGTTTCGAAGGCGTGGCTGTGGCTACACCCTCCGGTGAATTTGGGAGCCTTTCGCTGGCCGAGCGCAAAAAACTCCTCGAATGGGTCATGCGCGACTGCGGCAAGTTGGCTGTTTATGTCAACGTGACCGCCCAGACGACCGCCGTTGCGATCGACTTGTGCCAAGATGCCGCCGATTGCGGAGCCACCGGGGCGATTCTTTGCCCTCCACCTTTCGGCCAACTCGGTTTGGATGAGGCGAGGAACTTTGTCAACGTTGTTCGCCGGCATGGCAACTTGCCGGTCGGTTTCATCGATCCGTCTGGCAAACTCAACGAAGCGGCCAATGCCGTCGAAACATCGGGGGCAAAATCGGCAGAGCCGTTGGCTGCGCACGGACTGGATGGGCTCGCCGTTACCCCGCATGGCGGTAGCTCGGAATGTTGGACTCCCAGCGGGATGGTGCACCCGGTCGCCATGTTCGGGATGGATCATGCCCAAATCCTGCTCCAAAAGTGGTCGGCCTACAAGCCTGTGGTCGAAGGTATCGTCCGCCACTTCGGCCTGGCCAGGATCGGGAAGTATGCAACCGAGAAGCTCGGGCTGGAAACCGGGCCGCTCAGAGGGCCCTTTATGCCGCTGAACCCAACGGGTCGCGAGGCGGTGGATCGGCTGTTCCAAGTGGTTTAA
- a CDS encoding right-handed parallel beta-helix repeat-containing protein — translation MLSFLLMSRPLSSDLPEVTLKPGLVIKSSCRIKPGDYLVAGGESPAKAAIRIEGDNITIDFRDAVLRGTPADSEPDKRAGFGISARGKNIEITGATVRGFKVGLYAESAAKFKLIDGDFSYNWKAHLKSGRLKEDLSDWMSYHHNESDEWFGYGAGIYLKSCTDFEVRGNTITGGGNGLMMANCSKGLVWNNEFTFLSSLGIGMYRSSHNRIMHNNIDWCVRGYSHRFYNRGQDSAGLLMYEQSSNNTVAYNSITHGGDGLFLWAGQTTMDTGKGGCNDNLFYGNDFSHAPTNGIEATFSRNKFVNNLVLECWHGVWGGYSYNSDFIGNVFGLNGEAIAIEHGQENRIIANAFFRDTVGINLWRKESEDPEWGYPKNHDTRSRDYVIGQNAFAGIGELVYSITRTENVSFSDNSVETFGKIFELGPGNSGLNDQGSDYRAPDETIWPEGVKRDRVEMAAGPKGDTYMGRNGLVLRRGGNEKLFADTLRQISWNPVATTNDMVRRSYVAPLDGGNIPFLGMKARRGRTEILVDEWGPVDFRSPVLWLEDWYDTPDQQKYYVFRVVGPKGKWTLEGVENGVYLKMDPAWNGVIPAEPPFMNGPLTGLMDDRILVKSPGQFKVAMTYVGAKTVDYRGIETPAGRTVAFGYADRSIPVSWSVDFFNYDRLANDPRKDPEAFRKIYETEPAASMRTQSLDGAWSGSPMKGVNADGFATLAEGRATTEAGAYTLTVTSDDGVRVLVDGKVVFEDWTWHGPKSEEIRLKLEAGRHTFRIEHFELDGYSTLQARLSKD, via the coding sequence GTGCTATCGTTCTTGCTGATGAGCCGCCCCCTTTCCAGCGACCTGCCGGAAGTCACCCTCAAGCCTGGGCTCGTGATCAAGTCATCGTGCCGGATCAAACCAGGTGATTACCTGGTTGCGGGAGGGGAAAGCCCGGCCAAGGCCGCCATCCGGATCGAAGGCGACAACATCACAATCGATTTCAGGGACGCCGTCCTCCGGGGCACCCCGGCGGATTCAGAGCCCGACAAACGGGCGGGGTTCGGGATCTCTGCCCGGGGCAAGAACATCGAAATCACCGGGGCAACCGTCCGCGGGTTCAAAGTCGGGCTCTACGCAGAAAGCGCGGCGAAGTTCAAACTCATCGATGGCGACTTCAGCTACAACTGGAAGGCCCACCTCAAAAGCGGTCGCTTGAAAGAAGACCTCTCCGATTGGATGAGCTACCACCACAACGAATCTGATGAGTGGTTCGGCTATGGTGCCGGCATCTACTTGAAGTCGTGCACAGATTTCGAGGTTCGGGGGAACACCATCACCGGAGGCGGCAATGGGCTTATGATGGCCAATTGCTCCAAAGGACTGGTGTGGAACAACGAATTCACCTTTCTCAGCTCGCTGGGGATCGGCATGTACCGCAGTTCGCATAACCGCATCATGCACAACAACATCGATTGGTGCGTGCGGGGCTATTCGCACCGGTTTTACAACCGGGGCCAGGATTCAGCGGGCCTGCTGATGTATGAGCAAAGCTCGAACAACACCGTGGCCTACAACTCCATCACTCATGGGGGAGACGGGCTGTTTTTGTGGGCCGGCCAAACCACGATGGACACCGGCAAGGGCGGCTGCAACGACAACTTGTTCTATGGCAACGATTTCAGCCACGCCCCAACCAACGGCATCGAAGCCACCTTTAGCCGCAACAAGTTCGTCAACAACCTGGTGCTTGAGTGCTGGCACGGCGTTTGGGGGGGCTACAGTTACAACTCCGATTTCATTGGCAATGTCTTCGGCTTGAATGGCGAGGCCATCGCCATCGAACACGGCCAAGAAAACCGCATCATCGCCAACGCCTTCTTCCGGGACACGGTTGGCATCAACTTGTGGCGGAAGGAATCGGAAGACCCTGAATGGGGCTACCCCAAAAACCACGACACCCGGAGCCGGGATTACGTCATTGGCCAAAACGCTTTTGCCGGAATCGGGGAACTGGTCTATTCCATCACCCGAACCGAGAATGTTTCCTTTTCTGATAACTCTGTCGAAACCTTTGGAAAGATTTTCGAGTTGGGCCCCGGCAATTCTGGACTCAATGACCAAGGGTCAGACTACCGTGCCCCAGATGAGACGATTTGGCCGGAAGGGGTCAAACGGGATCGGGTTGAAATGGCGGCGGGGCCCAAGGGGGACACTTATATGGGGAGGAATGGCCTCGTGCTCCGGCGCGGTGGGAACGAAAAACTTTTTGCCGACACCCTCCGACAAATCTCGTGGAACCCCGTGGCCACCACCAATGACATGGTGCGCCGATCCTATGTCGCCCCCCTCGATGGGGGAAACATCCCGTTCCTGGGGATGAAAGCCCGCCGGGGCAGGACTGAAATCCTCGTCGACGAATGGGGGCCCGTGGATTTCCGGTCGCCCGTGTTGTGGCTCGAAGATTGGTACGACACCCCCGACCAACAAAAGTATTACGTCTTCCGGGTTGTCGGGCCCAAAGGAAAGTGGACCCTTGAAGGCGTTGAAAACGGCGTCTATCTCAAAATGGATCCGGCTTGGAACGGCGTTATCCCCGCCGAACCCCCGTTCATGAATGGTCCCCTCACCGGTTTGATGGACGACCGGATTCTTGTCAAATCCCCGGGCCAATTCAAAGTTGCCATGACGTATGTCGGCGCCAAGACGGTGGACTATCGGGGGATTGAAACGCCGGCCGGCCGCACAGTGGCTTTCGGCTATGCCGATCGGAGCATTCCCGTCAGTTGGTCGGTCGATTTCTTCAATTACGACCGGCTGGCCAACGACCCGCGGAAAGACCCCGAGGCATTCCGGAAAATCTATGAAACCGAGCCGGCGGCGTCCATGCGCACGCAATCCCTGGACGGTGCCTGGTCCGGGTCGCCCATGAAAGGCGTGAATGCCGACGGGTTTGCCACATTGGCCGAGGGCCGGGCAACCACGGAGGCCGGCGCCTATACGCTCACCGTGACCAGCGACGACGGAGTCCGGGTCTTGGTGGATGGCAAAGTGGTGTTTGAAGATTGGACTTGGCATGGGCCAAAGTCAGAAGAGATCAGACTAAAGTTGGAAGCAGGCCGCCACACATTCCGGATTGAGCACTTTGAGCTGGACGGATATTCCACCCTGCAGGCCCGGTTATCCAAAGACTAA
- a CDS encoding ABC-F family ATP-binding cassette domain-containing protein yields the protein MILSVANLRKLFGVEIILDGVSFRIENREKAALVGRNGTGKTTLLKIITGQYEPDGGSVTLARGAKVGYLRQESPVGLGRTVLQEAQSGLEHLLEIKSRLDELTKILESDPTQDDLDEFAMLHEHFEETEGYAAERDVHAILGRMGFEESDHGRLTDSLSGGEKTRLALARLLLEEPELLILDEPTNHLDLQATEWLESWIRSYHGAVLLVSHDRTFLENTAGKFLELRSGKISTYLGDYAKYIKLREEDEARQADIAAKQAQQIAKLDEYVRRFMNSQRTAQARGRLKQMEKLQASQVRAPERESGMAAGFNNTSRSGDIVIRTEGLSVGFPDETLFTGLDWEVRYGERWGVIGENGAGKSTLIKTILGRHKAIAGTAKLGSRVELGYFSQDVADLDPTDTPLDHMVFQMGMDAGPARNLLGRFLFSGDDVFRPIASLSGGEKNKLVLASLTQLNPNLLVLDEPTNHLDMDSRSALAEVLAEFPGTLVLISHDRWLLRQCTDRILDVRRSGPVSYPGGYAEYRRSTSPAAKGAPARQIAAPESPQLTPRELSKEIARMRGVVEEAENRVAQAEAEISRIESVLADPPDGADILQISLEYQAAQKSLAAAMAQWEEDCIQLDALGQLQR from the coding sequence TTGATCCTATCCGTAGCCAACTTGCGCAAACTTTTCGGCGTCGAAATCATCCTCGACGGCGTGAGCTTTCGCATCGAGAACCGCGAAAAGGCAGCCTTGGTCGGGCGGAATGGCACGGGGAAGACAACCCTCCTCAAAATCATCACGGGGCAATATGAGCCTGACGGGGGATCGGTCACATTGGCCCGGGGAGCCAAGGTTGGCTATTTGCGCCAAGAAAGCCCGGTCGGCCTGGGACGCACCGTTTTACAAGAGGCGCAATCTGGGTTGGAGCACTTGCTGGAAATCAAATCCAGGCTCGATGAGCTCACCAAGATTTTGGAATCCGATCCGACTCAGGACGACTTGGACGAGTTTGCCATGCTCCACGAGCATTTTGAGGAAACTGAAGGGTATGCGGCGGAACGGGACGTCCATGCGATCCTCGGCCGCATGGGGTTTGAAGAGAGCGACCACGGCCGGTTGACTGACTCGCTCTCAGGCGGGGAGAAGACGCGGCTCGCACTCGCCCGGCTTTTGCTGGAAGAACCCGAGCTCTTGATCCTGGACGAGCCGACCAACCACCTCGACCTGCAGGCTACCGAATGGCTGGAATCATGGATCCGCAGTTACCACGGAGCGGTGTTGCTGGTCAGCCACGACCGGACGTTTTTGGAAAACACTGCGGGCAAATTTCTGGAGCTTCGCTCCGGCAAGATCTCGACCTACCTAGGGGATTACGCCAAGTACATCAAGCTCCGTGAAGAAGATGAAGCCCGGCAAGCCGACATCGCAGCCAAACAGGCCCAACAAATTGCCAAGCTCGACGAATATGTCCGCCGGTTCATGAACTCCCAGCGGACCGCCCAAGCGCGGGGACGTCTCAAGCAGATGGAAAAGCTCCAGGCGTCCCAAGTCAGGGCCCCCGAGCGGGAGTCGGGCATGGCGGCCGGGTTCAACAATACGAGCCGGTCGGGAGATATCGTCATCCGCACAGAAGGGTTGTCGGTCGGGTTTCCTGACGAGACCTTGTTCACCGGGTTGGATTGGGAAGTCCGCTATGGCGAGCGGTGGGGAGTGATCGGCGAAAACGGGGCCGGCAAATCCACCCTGATCAAGACGATCCTCGGCCGGCACAAAGCCATCGCGGGCACCGCAAAACTTGGCTCCAGGGTGGAGCTCGGGTACTTTTCCCAAGACGTTGCCGACCTCGATCCCACCGATACGCCGTTGGATCACATGGTTTTTCAAATGGGGATGGATGCGGGGCCGGCCAGGAACCTTTTGGGCCGGTTCTTGTTCAGCGGCGACGACGTGTTCCGCCCGATCGCATCGCTGAGCGGGGGAGAAAAGAACAAACTCGTGCTTGCCTCGCTCACCCAGCTAAATCCGAACCTGCTTGTGTTGGATGAGCCGACAAACCACTTGGACATGGACTCCCGTTCGGCTCTCGCCGAAGTTTTGGCCGAGTTTCCCGGAACCCTTGTTTTGATCTCCCACGACCGTTGGCTGCTCCGGCAATGCACGGATCGGATCCTCGATGTCCGGCGATCCGGGCCAGTTAGCTACCCGGGGGGATATGCGGAATACCGGCGTTCCACCTCTCCTGCGGCAAAAGGCGCCCCAGCTAGGCAAATAGCCGCTCCGGAATCGCCTCAGCTCACGCCCCGCGAACTCAGTAAAGAAATCGCCCGGATGCGGGGAGTGGTGGAAGAAGCCGAAAACCGGGTGGCTCAGGCGGAGGCCGAGATCTCCCGGATCGAATCGGTTTTAGCCGACCCCCCAGATGGTGCCGACATCCTCCAAATCAGCCTGGAATACCAAGCCGCCCAAAAGTCTCTGGCCGCCGCCATGGCGCAGTGGGAAGAAGATTGCATTCAATTGGATGCCCTCGGACAACTGCAGCGGTGA
- a CDS encoding RNA polymerase sigma factor: protein MDRKNTTLKRIPEWEEHLIARAQAGERIAFELLVEMHRPAILAHASRILRDGDDAQDAVQDTFLKACRAIGNFKSGRPMLPWLMRICSNCCVDIIRARRNRSENIETYEHALFDERSDVAGDFEASASSETLRAAITRLPKRYREIILMRHYRHLDVNEIAELLGKPEGTIKSWLFRARALLRKDLDGGLVAFSA, encoded by the coding sequence GTGGACCGCAAGAACACAACCTTAAAACGAATCCCAGAATGGGAGGAACACCTGATCGCCCGGGCACAAGCTGGCGAAAGGATCGCCTTCGAACTCTTGGTGGAAATGCACAGGCCGGCCATTTTGGCCCACGCCAGCCGGATCCTCCGGGACGGAGACGATGCCCAAGACGCCGTGCAAGACACGTTCCTCAAAGCCTGCCGCGCCATCGGGAACTTCAAATCCGGCCGGCCGATGTTGCCCTGGCTGATGCGAATCTGCAGCAACTGCTGCGTGGACATCATCCGGGCCCGGCGCAACCGGAGCGAAAACATCGAGACCTACGAGCACGCGTTGTTCGATGAACGATCCGACGTCGCCGGGGACTTCGAGGCGTCGGCTTCTTCAGAAACCCTCCGTGCGGCAATCACCCGGCTGCCCAAACGGTATCGCGAGATCATTTTGATGCGGCATTACCGACACCTCGATGTCAACGAGATCGCCGAACTTTTGGGTAAGCCAGAAGGCACGATCAAAAGCTGGCTGTTCCGCGCACGGGCCCTGCTCCGCAAAGATTTGGACGGCGGCCTGGTGGCCTTTTCGGCCTGA
- a CDS encoding TlpA family protein disulfide reductase, which translates to MTTIALAAVLLANADSVSTKFVPSGATAKAGGYRPIRSDMSPAKPSGVKKLPDGLAEPRFGSFTFGTVAVGYVLSGEKLLVDSNRNGDYTDDAAPTWEKRQNGVFSGSATVDIGKGQPSVINFYHFDEESRGEMKDVMLYYGDFGYEVTINLGGKSFTSFVQGEIEPTSTFWIDRNSDGRPSYNYEMVNMGKPFNFTGTTYVLDFVGGKLSLTKSATQVPESPMAPNLSDGQPVLPFKAKAMDGTAVDFPGSFKGKVVLLDFWATWCGPCLQEMPNVVAAYKEFHGKGFEILGVTLDDDDATPQINDTMAKHNMDWKQIYQGKGWETPLAVKYDVSAIPFALLVDGSTGKIIASGNALRGEGLKKALSSALKAD; encoded by the coding sequence ATGACCACCATTGCCCTTGCCGCCGTCCTGTTGGCCAACGCCGATTCGGTCAGCACGAAATTCGTCCCATCCGGCGCTACCGCCAAAGCTGGGGGTTACCGTCCGATTCGCTCCGATATGTCCCCGGCCAAGCCCTCCGGTGTCAAAAAGTTACCGGATGGTCTGGCTGAGCCCCGCTTCGGCTCTTTCACCTTTGGGACAGTCGCCGTCGGCTACGTCCTTTCGGGCGAAAAGCTCTTGGTCGATTCCAACCGGAATGGCGATTACACCGACGATGCCGCCCCGACTTGGGAAAAGCGGCAAAACGGTGTCTTCTCCGGTTCGGCAACCGTGGATATTGGGAAGGGACAACCTTCGGTCATCAACTTCTACCACTTCGACGAAGAATCCCGAGGTGAGATGAAGGACGTCATGCTCTATTACGGGGACTTCGGTTATGAAGTCACGATCAACCTGGGGGGCAAGTCGTTCACCTCTTTCGTCCAAGGGGAAATCGAGCCGACCTCCACCTTTTGGATTGACCGGAACAGCGACGGCCGACCGAGCTACAACTATGAGATGGTCAACATGGGCAAGCCGTTCAATTTCACCGGCACCACCTATGTCCTTGATTTTGTCGGCGGGAAATTGTCATTGACAAAGTCGGCAACGCAGGTTCCCGAATCCCCGATGGCCCCGAACCTATCGGATGGCCAACCGGTGCTCCCATTCAAAGCCAAGGCGATGGATGGGACGGCCGTCGACTTCCCTGGCTCCTTTAAGGGCAAAGTGGTTCTCCTTGATTTTTGGGCGACATGGTGCGGGCCATGCCTGCAAGAAATGCCGAACGTGGTGGCCGCTTACAAAGAATTCCATGGCAAAGGGTTTGAAATTCTGGGCGTGACCTTGGACGACGACGATGCGACACCCCAGATCAACGACACCATGGCCAAGCACAACATGGACTGGAAACAGATCTACCAAGGCAAAGGTTGGGAGACGCCACTCGCGGTGAAATACGACGTGTCGGCGATCCCGTTTGCCTTGCTGGTGGACGGTTCGACCGGCAAGATCATCGCAAGCGGAAACGCGCTCCGGGGTGAAGGCCTGAAGAAAGCACTGTCATCGGCTTTGAAGGCAGACTAA
- a CDS encoding DUF4446 family protein, producing the protein MDWLNSVPWLVPAVVAVLLASVVALGVQVARLNSRFKRLEGLWIQLADGVETGNLEQVLQQQLRNSARTDSEIQGLSERLKVAEGKLMQSKRYVGLIRYDAFDDVGGGQSFALAICDENGDGALVTSQVGRMDCRVFGKTLRAGRSDMAMTAEEEQALEEAVAGRNRPKIGL; encoded by the coding sequence ATGGATTGGCTGAATTCAGTTCCTTGGCTTGTGCCCGCCGTGGTGGCGGTGTTGCTGGCCAGTGTGGTTGCCTTGGGGGTTCAAGTTGCCCGCCTCAATTCCCGGTTCAAACGGTTGGAAGGTCTTTGGATCCAGCTGGCCGACGGTGTCGAAACGGGGAACCTGGAGCAGGTTTTGCAACAGCAGCTCCGGAATTCGGCCCGCACGGATTCTGAGATCCAAGGGCTTTCCGAACGTCTTAAGGTTGCGGAAGGCAAATTGATGCAATCCAAACGGTATGTCGGATTGATTCGGTACGACGCGTTCGACGATGTGGGCGGGGGTCAGAGCTTCGCCCTGGCGATCTGCGACGAAAACGGGGACGGGGCGTTGGTCACCAGCCAAGTCGGGCGTATGGATTGCCGCGTCTTTGGCAAAACGTTGAGGGCCGGGCGTTCCGATATGGCCATGACCGCCGAAGAAGAGCAGGCGCTTGAGGAGGCAGTGGCCGGGAGGAACCGGCCCAAGATCGGTTTGTAA
- a CDS encoding prepilin-type N-terminal cleavage/methylation domain-containing protein, producing the protein MKFRAFTLIELLVVIAIIAILAAILFPVFAQAKAAAKKTQALSNMKQIATSSHIYASDYDDRFPSLYDGPNCGGDPICTMYPYIKNLQMWSGHRQNGRPNNITYNATTGAFTTDRNDIGYNWGWEIRGAEGMLDEEKCANGGPVQGCVAGPLGRRYNTGKSNTQFVNPADMFAFGNTYDTPRQTMGGIDWFFDDYPGGTKNSGIYFGGKITVAFADSHAKVIAWKGGQATLPGSGTVLIGSPKSFDQRAKGYCADPDATIHPYPRDGFPLGFVVCKDFVALPEAVGVTWWND; encoded by the coding sequence ATGAAATTCAGAGCCTTTACCCTGATCGAGCTCCTGGTTGTCATTGCAATCATCGCTATCCTTGCCGCCATCCTCTTCCCGGTTTTCGCCCAAGCCAAAGCCGCGGCGAAGAAGACCCAAGCGCTGAGCAACATGAAGCAGATCGCGACGTCCAGCCACATCTACGCTTCCGACTACGACGACCGCTTCCCTTCGCTTTACGACGGCCCCAACTGCGGCGGTGACCCCATCTGCACGATGTATCCCTACATCAAGAACCTGCAAATGTGGAGCGGCCACCGGCAAAACGGCCGTCCGAACAACATCACTTACAATGCCACCACCGGCGCCTTCACCACCGACCGGAACGACATCGGTTACAACTGGGGTTGGGAAATCCGCGGTGCAGAAGGGATGCTGGATGAAGAAAAGTGCGCCAACGGCGGCCCGGTCCAAGGCTGCGTTGCTGGCCCGCTCGGTCGCCGCTACAACACGGGTAAATCCAACACCCAGTTCGTCAACCCGGCCGATATGTTCGCCTTTGGCAACACCTACGACACGCCCCGCCAAACAATGGGCGGCATCGACTGGTTCTTCGACGACTATCCCGGTGGCACCAAAAACAGTGGCATCTACTTTGGTGGCAAGATCACCGTGGCCTTTGCCGACAGCCACGCCAAGGTCATTGCGTGGAAAGGCGGCCAAGCCACCCTTCCCGGCTCCGGCACCGTTTTGATCGGTTCGCCCAAGAGCTTTGACCAACGGGCTAAAGGCTATTGCGCCGACCCGGATGCCACCATCCACCCGTACCCGCGCGATGGGTTCCCGCTCGGCTTCGTTGTCTGCAAAGACTTCGTCGCCCTTCCGGAAGCTGTCGGCGTCACCTGGTGGAACGACTGA
- a CDS encoding class I SAM-dependent methyltransferase, which produces MEPRDPRQSFAPVAEKYLTSAPHAKPDALLALAERVGKTPGTVLDVGTGAGHTAYALSRVAEKVIAVDITPEMLAIVSRELEKRGLDNIETCLAAADSLPFENGSMAGVATRLAAHHFPDVEAFVAESQRVTSPGGWLLIVDTIGPEDPQTAVAVDRFEAKRDPSHVHDLSVSEWSAMIESNGYRIEWVDTARKTLELEDWMARMEVPEPIRAELRQELRGSLAGLRTYLNPQPGPPATFDLWEMTLFARLVDSQSPLTTS; this is translated from the coding sequence ATGGAACCGCGCGATCCCCGACAAAGTTTTGCTCCAGTTGCCGAAAAGTATCTCACCAGTGCACCCCACGCCAAACCCGACGCCCTCTTAGCCCTGGCCGAGCGGGTCGGCAAAACTCCCGGCACCGTTCTGGATGTTGGGACGGGTGCCGGCCACACCGCCTACGCGCTTAGCCGGGTCGCCGAAAAAGTCATTGCGGTCGATATCACGCCGGAGATGCTCGCAATCGTATCCCGCGAATTGGAAAAACGCGGACTGGACAACATCGAGACGTGCCTTGCCGCCGCCGATAGCCTCCCTTTTGAAAATGGCTCCATGGCCGGGGTAGCAACTCGCCTTGCGGCCCACCACTTTCCCGATGTTGAGGCGTTCGTCGCCGAATCGCAAAGGGTCACGTCACCGGGTGGATGGCTTTTGATCGTGGACACAATCGGCCCGGAAGATCCCCAAACGGCGGTTGCCGTTGACCGGTTCGAAGCCAAGCGCGACCCCAGCCACGTCCATGACCTTTCGGTATCCGAATGGTCGGCAATGATCGAAAGCAACGGCTACCGCATCGAGTGGGTCGATACGGCGCGAAAGACGCTGGAGCTTGAGGATTGGATGGCCCGGATGGAAGTGCCGGAACCGATCCGGGCAGAACTGAGGCAGGAATTGAGGGGTTCACTGGCCGGCCTGCGCACCTATTTGAACCCCCAGCCCGGCCCGCCTGCCACATTCGACCTGTGGGAAATGACACTCTTTGCCCGCCTAGTTGATTCTCAATCCCCGCTGACAACGTCTTGA
- a CDS encoding sigma-70 family RNA polymerase sigma factor, which produces MSQRDQMLIERAQKGDREALNELVSDYQERAYRYAYRLTNNPDLAADVVADAFVRINSALKNFRGQSAFGTWLYRIVTNCYLDRKKRDKESKNLSLDQSVQTGGGEIERQFEDEADGPAEIAERNAREAAVQNALALMPEYQQAMLVMYHVESLSYEDIAETLDLPIGTVKSRLNRARVALRDILSQNSELFSLG; this is translated from the coding sequence ATGTCCCAACGCGACCAAATGCTCATCGAGCGGGCGCAAAAAGGCGACCGTGAAGCCCTGAATGAACTCGTCTCCGATTATCAGGAACGAGCGTACCGGTATGCCTATCGATTGACGAACAACCCCGATTTGGCGGCCGACGTTGTTGCCGATGCATTCGTCCGCATCAACAGCGCCCTCAAAAACTTCCGGGGGCAAAGCGCGTTCGGCACCTGGCTTTACCGCATCGTCACGAACTGTTACCTAGACCGGAAGAAGCGCGACAAAGAATCCAAAAACCTCAGCCTTGACCAATCCGTTCAAACCGGGGGAGGGGAAATCGAGCGGCAGTTCGAGGACGAGGCGGACGGCCCGGCCGAAATCGCGGAACGCAACGCTCGCGAAGCCGCTGTTCAAAATGCACTGGCCCTGATGCCCGAATACCAGCAGGCGATGCTCGTCATGTACCACGTCGAATCGCTGAGCTACGAAGACATCGCCGAAACCTTGGATCTCCCAATTGGGACCGTCAAGAGCCGGCTCAACCGCGCCCGGGTAGCGCTTCGGGACATTTTGTCCCAGAACTCGGAACTTTTCTCATTAGGGTGA
- a CDS encoding NUDIX hydrolase, whose product MPNPSDPEFPTAVLSEGRLDFFPVPFQPPAPTFAVVVFAWQEESVLLAEIPGRGWCVPSGRVEIGERPDQTAIRETFEETGAVIAPPSLIGYNRWESVGSALRWVAVFAARVESLGSIPKGSESAGRSLCPLAGLPKTYYLWNPLTEAVFRYSLSCLADLPR is encoded by the coding sequence GTGCCAAATCCGAGTGATCCTGAATTCCCGACCGCCGTCCTCAGTGAAGGCCGGTTGGATTTCTTCCCGGTCCCATTCCAACCCCCTGCCCCTACTTTTGCCGTAGTCGTTTTTGCCTGGCAAGAAGAATCTGTCTTGCTGGCGGAGATCCCAGGGCGCGGATGGTGCGTCCCCAGCGGGCGGGTCGAAATCGGCGAAAGACCAGATCAAACGGCTATCCGCGAAACCTTTGAGGAAACCGGTGCCGTGATCGCCCCTCCCTCCCTGATCGGTTACAACCGATGGGAATCCGTAGGTAGCGCGCTCAGGTGGGTTGCCGTTTTCGCGGCCCGGGTTGAATCGTTGGGCTCCATCCCAAAAGGATCAGAATCGGCCGGCAGAAGCCTTTGCCCGTTGGCGGGCTTGCCCAAAACCTATTACTTGTGGAACCCGCTGACTGAGGCGGTTTTCCGCTATTCGCTTTCCTGTTTGGCAGACCTCCCGCGTTAA
- the lepB gene encoding signal peptidase I, with the protein MMGTAAKPASAKKKVVVTGFTVFLLFVLAFVIFLSQNFTSVEVKGPSMEPTFFEKDHVLVSKAYWLVGDIKRGDIVVIKSQDKAGEYYIKRVNRLPGESVDFYNLPQDYSLTNGEFVVPEGQYYVLGDNRPVSEDSRVWGPVDAGEIIGKVIVIKFGLPGSQRASAKSE; encoded by the coding sequence ATGATGGGAACCGCAGCCAAACCCGCCTCCGCCAAAAAGAAGGTCGTAGTCACGGGGTTCACTGTGTTCTTGTTGTTCGTGTTGGCCTTTGTTATTTTCCTCAGCCAGAACTTCACTTCGGTGGAAGTCAAGGGCCCCTCCATGGAGCCGACGTTCTTTGAAAAAGACCACGTGCTGGTCAGCAAGGCGTATTGGTTGGTTGGGGACATCAAGCGGGGCGACATCGTCGTCATCAAAAGCCAGGACAAAGCGGGCGAGTATTACATCAAGCGTGTGAACCGGTTGCCCGGCGAATCGGTGGACTTTTACAACCTTCCCCAGGATTACAGCCTGACCAACGGCGAATTCGTGGTTCCCGAAGGCCAATATTACGTGCTGGGAGACAACCGCCCGGTCAGTGAAGACAGCCGCGTTTGGGGGCCGGTCGATGCCGGCGAGATCATCGGCAAAGTGATTGTAATCAAGTTCGGGCTCCCGGGATCCCAGCGCGCCAGTGCCAAATCCGAGTGA